One Neodiprion pinetum isolate iyNeoPine1 chromosome 1, iyNeoPine1.2, whole genome shotgun sequence genomic window carries:
- the Dlg5 gene encoding disks large homolog 5 isoform X1: MASGTSSLDSAGSSDGALNIERDSGGYGSVGSPVGGPECHSDYDGLQAQCDPTMHQLQLLRHKHSDTIRRCEHTMKELEYYRGQHRAAMNQLEATAQESSTLRGKYSDMVNDKQRLDREVQALQKEVSELRCQNQEVLVTDANNTDAMNQHYLSALRKYEAIKDEYDSLRKRYDDLISSHSSAVNKLELAQEGAARLKKQCEEIAQERISAVRERNGLKQQCTAAIRQWDIALRERNEYREALAKIQQQHEEAVKEINQAMVVRMKASKDMKRLTEERNAALQEYSLIMGERDTVHKEMEKLGDDLTQAYNKITHLENQNKQFVEEKKTLSYQIETLRREISSALHDRDEALKECNDLRQKFGDYSEGSSRDYKHRLESHSYNCERDNANKEAERETSTRDYAKREKERMDNLDQANLELDKLRKSVDTLQAELEEAIQEAEVSKRRRDWAFSERDKIVLERESIRTLCDRLRKERDRAVSELASALRDSDDIKKQRNEASKELKDLKVKIESGDHALRSTQFGQSHGHSHDSAIDADLTEWETLTVHLDLTRLCLESDRELGFLLVGGRDDPQYPNDGGIYVAQVTQGSVADGKLRVNDCIIRVNNVDCTSVSTRMVLETLRTSSVSPAILTIRRRRLGRRSLRTTQLPVGSVPHGIALELGVYISKISPGSLAAKEGNLAVGDRVLNINSKPMDRLNSAHEAMAILNDNSTDVLTITTLKGIPLPPSNSKSISSDSNFSPEKHKMVNSFSQTEQERLMLKTTPEDYDRRYVTSNFGSVYKVSKSTNGDKSSGISNAWDNIREKIDIVRGRRHSKDREEKKKRHRNSSPNTFEQEQDAIAELDSVIESYHKKANNGVLKRSKRRGEKLEKNGGTWPKARGGPQIQNGTGTILHPRKTKERLPLSVLLNHPPKYESYNYNRNSNPIPAATFSNVSNRHTVYKAVESPLPNFSKSGKLFSQKSFSPAVQFKDIDKKSVNEFEVNENRLSAALAPSETSIDFSVKSCNIGKELDYYTKKKAQKYLSNDNQMDAMQHNRVHSQLYSLGSASSGPRQLAANFSFPPYTHSHPHPHQQNSLPSRYPSPPSLPSAQSGESIGLPDPRSYCFEPPYSPSTQPGFGHLHTPSMDLHYHKPRPHPITTTYDVPAYTHGYEGGTFPRKKENQRFRIPSNPSVTSKSSVGKLSTGSIERTSDRGSPMPTFHVEVLSPGTGTTRGDNKRASMPEYCYAQPRPAPGELRRVHIDKSVEPLGIQISCLESGGVFVSTVSEHSLASQVGLQIGDQLLEVCGINMRSATYQLAANVLRQCGNSITMLVQYSPDKYNELEGSASSSSSEAGGEEEASRSGSPTPCNSPEASRKVAQSLDSSEPERDASSLSVMRGDREARNSASLDIRSTQDRERDIRNSASLDINVRNPELRNSTALDLRNSTALDSIRNSATMETLRSGNNTLTRAQINQAVTTLQRQNATVRSPTQDEQSRQSPPPGEPRYLFIETRKCSNLGISLVGGNSVGIFVNSVQPGCLAEGAGLRTGDRILEYNGADLRQATAEQAALELARPADKVTLIAQHLPDHYKEVKDKPGDSFYIRAMFDRVGELGNNLQLRFNKDDVLYVDNTMFNGTPGYWRAWLVDQAGRRQQCGIIPSRFKVEEELLLRRSLGDLETDAGRRGTTSARRSFFRRKKHQRSSSRDSKELSQLTGVNLGWYSDSGTLNEENIPATYQRVERLDYPTLRPVLIIGPLSECVATKLLQEFPREFIRCLPEAMHCSQVTLEQHLRDSLYVDYRKKGSYFECTTVQAVKEICEKNSHCILDISIASIERLHRHQIYPIVLLIKFKSTKQIKEVKDSRYPSDKVSAKAAKEMYENALKLEAEYKHYISAVIPAGVNVAYICTQVKAAVDDEQSKALWVARGPP; encoded by the exons ATGGCGCACTTAACATAG AGAGGGATAGCGGAGGCTATGGCAGTGTTGGGAGTCCTGTAGGGGGACCCGAGTGTCATAGCGACTACGATGGCTTGCAGGCTCAATGTGATCCAACTATGCACCAACTTCAGCTGCTTAGGCATAAGCACTCCGACACTATTCGACG CTGTGAGCATACTATGAAAGAGTTGGAATATTATCGGGGGCAACATAGGGCAGCTATGAATCAATTGGAAGCAACGGCTCAAGAAAGCTCCACCCTGAGGGGAAAATATAGCGACATGGTAAATGACAAGCAACGTCTCGATCGAGAAGTCCAAGCTTTGCAGAAGGAGGTATCGGAGTTGCGATGCCAAAATCAGGAGGTCTTAGTCACAGATGCGAATAATACTGATGCTATGAATCAACACTACTTATCAGCCCTTAGAAAGTACGAGGCTATCAAAGATGAATATGATTCTCTTAGGAAGAGGTACGATGATCTCATATCGTCACATTCATCTGCCGTTAATAAG cTGGAATTGGCACAAGAAGGTGCTGCCAGGTTAAAGAAACAATGTGAAGAAATAGCACAGGAGCGGATCAGTGCAGTGAGAGAGCGTAACGGGTTAAAACAGCAGTGTACGGCTGCCATTCGGCAATGGGATATTGCATTGCGAGAACGAAATGAATACAGAGAAGCTTTAGCCAAGATTCAGCAGCAACATGAAGAAGCAGTTAAAGAGATTAACCAGGCTATGGTTGTACGTATGAAGGCTAGCAAGGATATGAAGCGATTAACAGAAGAGAGAAACGCTGCTTTGCAGGAGTACAGTTTAATCATGGGTGAGCGCGATACAGTTCATAAAGAAATGGAGAAACTCGGTGATGATCTTACTCAAGCCTACAACAAAATTACACATTTGGAAAACCAGAATAAGCAGTTTGTTGAAGAA aaaaagacACTTTCTTACCAAATCGAAACTCTAAGGAGAGAAATATCATCTGCCTTGCATGATCGTGACGAAGCACTTAAAGAGTGTAATGATCTTCGTCAGAAATTCGGCGATTATTCAGAAGGCTCCAGCAGGGATTATAAACATCGCCTGGAGTCACATTCGTATAACTGTGAGAGAGATAATGCTAACAAAGAAGCAGAGCGCGAAACAAGTACACGTGATTATGcgaaaagagaaaaggaacGAATGGATAATTTGGATCAAGCGAATCTTGAGCTTGACAAGTTACGAAAATCCGTTGATACTTTGCAAGCAGAACTTGAAGAGGCTATTCAAGAAGCTGAGGTTTCTAAACGTAGAAGAGACTGGGCTTTTAGTGAAAGAGATAAGATTGTATTAGAAAGAGAAAGTATTAGAACTTTGTGTGACAGGCTTAGAAAAGAGAGAGATCGTGCTGTTTCTGAACTTGCCAGCGCTCTGCGAGACTCAGACGACATAAAGAAACAACGAAATGAAGCTTCGAAAGAGTTGAAAGatttgaaagtgaaaattgaatcagGAGATCACGCGTTGCGGTCGACTCAATTTGGTCAGAGTCATGGACATAGTCACGATTCCGCTATTGATGCTGATCTTACTGAATGGGAAACGCTGACAGTTCACCTGGACTTGACAAGGTTGTGTCTCGAGTCAGATCGGGAGCTGGGGTTCTTATTAGTTGGAGGCAGAGATGATCCTCAATATCCAAATGATGGAGGAATTTACGTTGCCCAAGTCACGCAAGGAAGTGTTGCTGATGGTAAACTCAGAGTTAATGATTGTATAATCAGAGTTAACAATGTGGATTGCACGTCAGTTTCAACTAGAATGGTGCTTGAGACACTAAGAACAAGTAGCGTCAGTCCAGCAATATTGACCATTAGGAGGCGTCGTTTAGGAAGGCGTTCACTGCGGACTACTCAGCTTCCTGTGGGATCAGTTCCTCACGGAATAGCACTTGAACTTGGCGTTTATATATCGAAGATCTCTCCTGGTAGTCTGGCTGCTAAGGAAGGAAACCTGGCCGTTGGTGATCGTGTGCTGAAt atcaatAGTAAGCCAATGGACAGATTAAATTCAGCGCATGAAGCAATGGCAATTTTAAATGACAATTCTACAGACGTGCTGACAATTACGACACTAAAAGGAATACCTTTACCTCCGAGTAACAGTAAATCTATTTCCTCTGACAGTAATTTTAGTCCAGAGAAGCATAAAATGGTAAATAGCTTTTCGCAAACTGAACAGGAGAGGTTAATGTTAAAAACGACTCCTGAAGATTATGATAGACGCTACGTAACATCAAATTTCGGTAGTGTGTATAAAGTGTCAAAATCAACGAATGGAGATAAATCAAGCGGTATTAGCAATGCTTGGGATAATATCAgggaaaaaatcgatatcGTCAGAGGTCGTAGGCATAGCAAAGatagggaagaaaaaaagaagagacaTCGCAATTCTAGTCCAAATACTTTTGAACAGGAACAAGATGCTATAGCAGAGCTTGATTCTGTGATAGAGAGCTATCATAAAAAAGCTAATAATGGTGTTTTAAAACGAAGTAAacgaagaggagaaaaattagaaaaaaatggtgGTACTTGGCCAAAGGCTAGAGGCGGTCCTCAAATACAGAATGGGACAGGTACTATACTCCATCCACGGAAAACCAAAGAAAGGCTTCCATTGAGCGTACTTTTAAATCATCCTCCGAAATATGAGAGCTACAATTATAATCGCAACTCTAATCCCATCCCTGCAGCAACATTTTCAAACGTTAGCAACAGGCATACCGTCTACAAAGCAGTTGAAAGTCCATTACCTAATTTCAGTAAATCTGGTAAGCTTTTCAGTCAGAAATCGTTTTCACCTGCTGTACAGTTCAAGGATATAGATAAGAAGTCTGTAAACGAATTTGAGGTGAATGAAAATCGTTTAAGTGCTGCTCTTGCTCCGTCTGAAACGAGCATCGATTTTTCCGTAAAATCATGCAATATTGGAAAAGAACTGGATTACTATACCAAGAAAAAAGCCCAGAAATATCTAAGCAACGACAATCAGATGGATGCTATGCAACACAATAGAGTACACTCGCAACTTTACAGTCTAGGCTCGGCTTCGTCTGGGCCACGACAGCTAGCGGCTAATTTCTCGTTCCCCCCCTACACTCATTCCCATCCCCATCCTCATCAGCAAAATTCCTTACCTTCCAGGTACCCTTCACCCCCATCTTTACCATCTGCACAGTCCGGAGAGTCTATAGGTCTCCCTGATCCGAGATCGTATTGTTTCGAGCCTCCTTATAGCCCATCAACACAACCGGGGTTTGGGCATTTGCACACCCCATCCATGGATCTGCACTATCACAAGCCTCGTCCTCATCCTATAACCACTACTTACGACGTACCGGCGTATACTCATGGGTACGAAGGAGGAACCTTTCCTCGGAAGAAAGAGAATCAAAGATTTCGCATTCCGTCCAATCCCAGCGTGACATCAAAGAGTAGCGTTGGCAAACTATCTACTGGAAGCATAGAACGAACCTCTGACAGAGGCAGTCCAATGCCTACGTTTCACGTCGAAGTTCTAAGCCCTGGGACAGGAACTACCAGAGGGGATAACAAGCGTGCCAGTATGCCAGAATATTGTTATGCACAACCCAGACCAGCACCAGGAGAATTACGACGTGTTCACATTGATAAATCTGTCGAGCCATTGGGTATTCAAATATCCTGTTTAGAGAGCGGTGGTGTATTTGTGTCAACAGTAAGCGAGCACAGTTTAGCTTCACAAGTTGGACTGCAAATTGGAGACCAGCTGCTGGAGGTCTGTGGCATTAACATGAGGAGCGCTACTTACCAGCTTGCAGCAAATGTATTACGACAGTGTGGTAATTCTATTACTATGCTGGTACAATACAGTCCAGATA AATACAACGAATTGGAAGGCTCGGCATCTTCTAGTTCTTCGGAAGCTGGtggagaagaagaagcgaGTAGAAGTGGTTCACCAACACCTTGTAACAGTCCTGAAGCTTCACGTAAGGTAGCTCAAAGCTTGGATTCATCTGAACCTGAGCGAGATGCTTCATCTTTGAGCGTAATGAGAGGAGACAGAGAAGCTAGAAATTCGGCATCCCTAGATATCAGGAGTACTCAAGACAGAGAACGAGATATCAGAAATTCAGCATCACTTGATATCAATGTGCGGAATCCAGAACTTCGAAATTCTACTGCGCTAGATCTCAGAAATAGTACAGCATTAGATAGCATTAGAAATTCTGCAACAATGGAGACCTTGAGAAGTGGTAACAACACTTTGACTCGCGCGCAAATAAATCAAGCAGTTACGACGTTGCAGCGTCAAAATGCTACTGTCCGAAGTCCGACACAAGATGAGCAAAGTAGACAGAGTCCACCGCCTGGGGAGCCTAGGTATCTCTTCATAGAAACTCGAAAATGTTCTAATCTCGGCATTTCCCTTGTTGGAGGTAACAGCGTTggtatttttgtaaattctgtgCAACCTGGGTGTCTGGCGGAAGGTGCTGGGTTGCGAACCGGTGATCGTATTCTTGAATATAATGGAGCTGACCTGCGACAAGCTACTGCCGAACAGGCTGCTTTAGAGCTTGCAAGGCCAGCAGACAAAGTCACGTTAATAGCACAACACTTACCTGATCATTACAAAGAAGTTAAGGACAAGCCAGGTGATAGTTTCTATATACGAGCAATGTTTGACAGAGTGGGAGAGCTCGGTAATAACTTGCAACTGCGATTCAACAAAGATGATGTTCTATATGTCGATAATACGATGTTTAACGGTACACCAGGATATTGGAGAGCTTGGCTAGTAGATCAAGCAGGACGACGCCAACAATGTGGTATTATTCCCAGTAGGTTCAA AGTTGAAGAAGAATTATTGTTACGACGATCCTTGGGTGATTTGGAGACAGATGCTGGCAGGCGAGGTACAACTAGTGCTAGACGTAGTTTTTTCCGTCGTAAAAAGCATCAGCGATCGTCTAGCAGAGACAGCAAAGAACTTTCCCAACTTACTGGAGTGAACCTCGGGTGGTATAGCGATAGTGGTACTCTTAACGAAGAAAACATACCAGCCACCTACCAGCGTGTGGAACGACTCGATT aTCCTACTTTGAGACCGGTGTTAATAATCGGCCCATTGAGCGAGTGTGTAGCAACAAAACTCCTGCAAGAGTTTCCTCGAGAGTTTATCAGATGTTTGCCAGAAGCTATGCACTGCTCACAGGTTACATTAGAGCAGCACTTGCGTGATTCACTATACGTTGACTACAGAAAGAAAGGCAGCTATTTTGAGTGCACCACTGTCCAGGCAGTTAAGGAAATTTGTGAAAAG AATTCACACTGCATCTTAGATATATCTATTGCTTCTATTGAACGATTACATAGACACCAGATATATCCGATAGTTTTGCTAATCAAGTTTAAGAGCACAAAACAAATAAAGGAAGTTAAGGATTCCAGGTATCCAAGTGATAAAGTTAGTGCAAAGGCGGCTAAAGAGATGTATGAAAATGCTCTCAAACTGGAGGCGGAATATAAACACTATATCTCCG CTGTGATACCAGCTGGCGTAAATGTGGCATACATATGCACGCAAGTGAAGGCAGCAGTGGATGATGAGCAAAGCAAAGCGTTGTGGGTCGCCCGTGGACCACCTTGA
- the Dlg5 gene encoding disks large homolog 5 isoform X2: MKELEYYRGQHRAAMNQLEATAQESSTLRGKYSDMVNDKQRLDREVQALQKEVSELRCQNQEVLVTDANNTDAMNQHYLSALRKYEAIKDEYDSLRKRYDDLISSHSSAVNKLELAQEGAARLKKQCEEIAQERISAVRERNGLKQQCTAAIRQWDIALRERNEYREALAKIQQQHEEAVKEINQAMVVRMKASKDMKRLTEERNAALQEYSLIMGERDTVHKEMEKLGDDLTQAYNKITHLENQNKQFVEEKKTLSYQIETLRREISSALHDRDEALKECNDLRQKFGDYSEGSSRDYKHRLESHSYNCERDNANKEAERETSTRDYAKREKERMDNLDQANLELDKLRKSVDTLQAELEEAIQEAEVSKRRRDWAFSERDKIVLERESIRTLCDRLRKERDRAVSELASALRDSDDIKKQRNEASKELKDLKVKIESGDHALRSTQFGQSHGHSHDSAIDADLTEWETLTVHLDLTRLCLESDRELGFLLVGGRDDPQYPNDGGIYVAQVTQGSVADGKLRVNDCIIRVNNVDCTSVSTRMVLETLRTSSVSPAILTIRRRRLGRRSLRTTQLPVGSVPHGIALELGVYISKISPGSLAAKEGNLAVGDRVLNINSKPMDRLNSAHEAMAILNDNSTDVLTITTLKGIPLPPSNSKSISSDSNFSPEKHKMVNSFSQTEQERLMLKTTPEDYDRRYVTSNFGSVYKVSKSTNGDKSSGISNAWDNIREKIDIVRGRRHSKDREEKKKRHRNSSPNTFEQEQDAIAELDSVIESYHKKANNGVLKRSKRRGEKLEKNGGTWPKARGGPQIQNGTGTILHPRKTKERLPLSVLLNHPPKYESYNYNRNSNPIPAATFSNVSNRHTVYKAVESPLPNFSKSGKLFSQKSFSPAVQFKDIDKKSVNEFEVNENRLSAALAPSETSIDFSVKSCNIGKELDYYTKKKAQKYLSNDNQMDAMQHNRVHSQLYSLGSASSGPRQLAANFSFPPYTHSHPHPHQQNSLPSRYPSPPSLPSAQSGESIGLPDPRSYCFEPPYSPSTQPGFGHLHTPSMDLHYHKPRPHPITTTYDVPAYTHGYEGGTFPRKKENQRFRIPSNPSVTSKSSVGKLSTGSIERTSDRGSPMPTFHVEVLSPGTGTTRGDNKRASMPEYCYAQPRPAPGELRRVHIDKSVEPLGIQISCLESGGVFVSTVSEHSLASQVGLQIGDQLLEVCGINMRSATYQLAANVLRQCGNSITMLVQYSPDKYNELEGSASSSSSEAGGEEEASRSGSPTPCNSPEASRKVAQSLDSSEPERDASSLSVMRGDREARNSASLDIRSTQDRERDIRNSASLDINVRNPELRNSTALDLRNSTALDSIRNSATMETLRSGNNTLTRAQINQAVTTLQRQNATVRSPTQDEQSRQSPPPGEPRYLFIETRKCSNLGISLVGGNSVGIFVNSVQPGCLAEGAGLRTGDRILEYNGADLRQATAEQAALELARPADKVTLIAQHLPDHYKEVKDKPGDSFYIRAMFDRVGELGNNLQLRFNKDDVLYVDNTMFNGTPGYWRAWLVDQAGRRQQCGIIPSRFKVEEELLLRRSLGDLETDAGRRGTTSARRSFFRRKKHQRSSSRDSKELSQLTGVNLGWYSDSGTLNEENIPATYQRVERLDYPTLRPVLIIGPLSECVATKLLQEFPREFIRCLPEAMHCSQVTLEQHLRDSLYVDYRKKGSYFECTTVQAVKEICEKNSHCILDISIASIERLHRHQIYPIVLLIKFKSTKQIKEVKDSRYPSDKVSAKAAKEMYENALKLEAEYKHYISAVIPAGVNVAYICTQVKAAVDDEQSKALWVARGPP, translated from the exons ATGAAAGAGTTGGAATATTATCGGGGGCAACATAGGGCAGCTATGAATCAATTGGAAGCAACGGCTCAAGAAAGCTCCACCCTGAGGGGAAAATATAGCGACATGGTAAATGACAAGCAACGTCTCGATCGAGAAGTCCAAGCTTTGCAGAAGGAGGTATCGGAGTTGCGATGCCAAAATCAGGAGGTCTTAGTCACAGATGCGAATAATACTGATGCTATGAATCAACACTACTTATCAGCCCTTAGAAAGTACGAGGCTATCAAAGATGAATATGATTCTCTTAGGAAGAGGTACGATGATCTCATATCGTCACATTCATCTGCCGTTAATAAG cTGGAATTGGCACAAGAAGGTGCTGCCAGGTTAAAGAAACAATGTGAAGAAATAGCACAGGAGCGGATCAGTGCAGTGAGAGAGCGTAACGGGTTAAAACAGCAGTGTACGGCTGCCATTCGGCAATGGGATATTGCATTGCGAGAACGAAATGAATACAGAGAAGCTTTAGCCAAGATTCAGCAGCAACATGAAGAAGCAGTTAAAGAGATTAACCAGGCTATGGTTGTACGTATGAAGGCTAGCAAGGATATGAAGCGATTAACAGAAGAGAGAAACGCTGCTTTGCAGGAGTACAGTTTAATCATGGGTGAGCGCGATACAGTTCATAAAGAAATGGAGAAACTCGGTGATGATCTTACTCAAGCCTACAACAAAATTACACATTTGGAAAACCAGAATAAGCAGTTTGTTGAAGAA aaaaagacACTTTCTTACCAAATCGAAACTCTAAGGAGAGAAATATCATCTGCCTTGCATGATCGTGACGAAGCACTTAAAGAGTGTAATGATCTTCGTCAGAAATTCGGCGATTATTCAGAAGGCTCCAGCAGGGATTATAAACATCGCCTGGAGTCACATTCGTATAACTGTGAGAGAGATAATGCTAACAAAGAAGCAGAGCGCGAAACAAGTACACGTGATTATGcgaaaagagaaaaggaacGAATGGATAATTTGGATCAAGCGAATCTTGAGCTTGACAAGTTACGAAAATCCGTTGATACTTTGCAAGCAGAACTTGAAGAGGCTATTCAAGAAGCTGAGGTTTCTAAACGTAGAAGAGACTGGGCTTTTAGTGAAAGAGATAAGATTGTATTAGAAAGAGAAAGTATTAGAACTTTGTGTGACAGGCTTAGAAAAGAGAGAGATCGTGCTGTTTCTGAACTTGCCAGCGCTCTGCGAGACTCAGACGACATAAAGAAACAACGAAATGAAGCTTCGAAAGAGTTGAAAGatttgaaagtgaaaattgaatcagGAGATCACGCGTTGCGGTCGACTCAATTTGGTCAGAGTCATGGACATAGTCACGATTCCGCTATTGATGCTGATCTTACTGAATGGGAAACGCTGACAGTTCACCTGGACTTGACAAGGTTGTGTCTCGAGTCAGATCGGGAGCTGGGGTTCTTATTAGTTGGAGGCAGAGATGATCCTCAATATCCAAATGATGGAGGAATTTACGTTGCCCAAGTCACGCAAGGAAGTGTTGCTGATGGTAAACTCAGAGTTAATGATTGTATAATCAGAGTTAACAATGTGGATTGCACGTCAGTTTCAACTAGAATGGTGCTTGAGACACTAAGAACAAGTAGCGTCAGTCCAGCAATATTGACCATTAGGAGGCGTCGTTTAGGAAGGCGTTCACTGCGGACTACTCAGCTTCCTGTGGGATCAGTTCCTCACGGAATAGCACTTGAACTTGGCGTTTATATATCGAAGATCTCTCCTGGTAGTCTGGCTGCTAAGGAAGGAAACCTGGCCGTTGGTGATCGTGTGCTGAAt atcaatAGTAAGCCAATGGACAGATTAAATTCAGCGCATGAAGCAATGGCAATTTTAAATGACAATTCTACAGACGTGCTGACAATTACGACACTAAAAGGAATACCTTTACCTCCGAGTAACAGTAAATCTATTTCCTCTGACAGTAATTTTAGTCCAGAGAAGCATAAAATGGTAAATAGCTTTTCGCAAACTGAACAGGAGAGGTTAATGTTAAAAACGACTCCTGAAGATTATGATAGACGCTACGTAACATCAAATTTCGGTAGTGTGTATAAAGTGTCAAAATCAACGAATGGAGATAAATCAAGCGGTATTAGCAATGCTTGGGATAATATCAgggaaaaaatcgatatcGTCAGAGGTCGTAGGCATAGCAAAGatagggaagaaaaaaagaagagacaTCGCAATTCTAGTCCAAATACTTTTGAACAGGAACAAGATGCTATAGCAGAGCTTGATTCTGTGATAGAGAGCTATCATAAAAAAGCTAATAATGGTGTTTTAAAACGAAGTAAacgaagaggagaaaaattagaaaaaaatggtgGTACTTGGCCAAAGGCTAGAGGCGGTCCTCAAATACAGAATGGGACAGGTACTATACTCCATCCACGGAAAACCAAAGAAAGGCTTCCATTGAGCGTACTTTTAAATCATCCTCCGAAATATGAGAGCTACAATTATAATCGCAACTCTAATCCCATCCCTGCAGCAACATTTTCAAACGTTAGCAACAGGCATACCGTCTACAAAGCAGTTGAAAGTCCATTACCTAATTTCAGTAAATCTGGTAAGCTTTTCAGTCAGAAATCGTTTTCACCTGCTGTACAGTTCAAGGATATAGATAAGAAGTCTGTAAACGAATTTGAGGTGAATGAAAATCGTTTAAGTGCTGCTCTTGCTCCGTCTGAAACGAGCATCGATTTTTCCGTAAAATCATGCAATATTGGAAAAGAACTGGATTACTATACCAAGAAAAAAGCCCAGAAATATCTAAGCAACGACAATCAGATGGATGCTATGCAACACAATAGAGTACACTCGCAACTTTACAGTCTAGGCTCGGCTTCGTCTGGGCCACGACAGCTAGCGGCTAATTTCTCGTTCCCCCCCTACACTCATTCCCATCCCCATCCTCATCAGCAAAATTCCTTACCTTCCAGGTACCCTTCACCCCCATCTTTACCATCTGCACAGTCCGGAGAGTCTATAGGTCTCCCTGATCCGAGATCGTATTGTTTCGAGCCTCCTTATAGCCCATCAACACAACCGGGGTTTGGGCATTTGCACACCCCATCCATGGATCTGCACTATCACAAGCCTCGTCCTCATCCTATAACCACTACTTACGACGTACCGGCGTATACTCATGGGTACGAAGGAGGAACCTTTCCTCGGAAGAAAGAGAATCAAAGATTTCGCATTCCGTCCAATCCCAGCGTGACATCAAAGAGTAGCGTTGGCAAACTATCTACTGGAAGCATAGAACGAACCTCTGACAGAGGCAGTCCAATGCCTACGTTTCACGTCGAAGTTCTAAGCCCTGGGACAGGAACTACCAGAGGGGATAACAAGCGTGCCAGTATGCCAGAATATTGTTATGCACAACCCAGACCAGCACCAGGAGAATTACGACGTGTTCACATTGATAAATCTGTCGAGCCATTGGGTATTCAAATATCCTGTTTAGAGAGCGGTGGTGTATTTGTGTCAACAGTAAGCGAGCACAGTTTAGCTTCACAAGTTGGACTGCAAATTGGAGACCAGCTGCTGGAGGTCTGTGGCATTAACATGAGGAGCGCTACTTACCAGCTTGCAGCAAATGTATTACGACAGTGTGGTAATTCTATTACTATGCTGGTACAATACAGTCCAGATA AATACAACGAATTGGAAGGCTCGGCATCTTCTAGTTCTTCGGAAGCTGGtggagaagaagaagcgaGTAGAAGTGGTTCACCAACACCTTGTAACAGTCCTGAAGCTTCACGTAAGGTAGCTCAAAGCTTGGATTCATCTGAACCTGAGCGAGATGCTTCATCTTTGAGCGTAATGAGAGGAGACAGAGAAGCTAGAAATTCGGCATCCCTAGATATCAGGAGTACTCAAGACAGAGAACGAGATATCAGAAATTCAGCATCACTTGATATCAATGTGCGGAATCCAGAACTTCGAAATTCTACTGCGCTAGATCTCAGAAATAGTACAGCATTAGATAGCATTAGAAATTCTGCAACAATGGAGACCTTGAGAAGTGGTAACAACACTTTGACTCGCGCGCAAATAAATCAAGCAGTTACGACGTTGCAGCGTCAAAATGCTACTGTCCGAAGTCCGACACAAGATGAGCAAAGTAGACAGAGTCCACCGCCTGGGGAGCCTAGGTATCTCTTCATAGAAACTCGAAAATGTTCTAATCTCGGCATTTCCCTTGTTGGAGGTAACAGCGTTggtatttttgtaaattctgtgCAACCTGGGTGTCTGGCGGAAGGTGCTGGGTTGCGAACCGGTGATCGTATTCTTGAATATAATGGAGCTGACCTGCGACAAGCTACTGCCGAACAGGCTGCTTTAGAGCTTGCAAGGCCAGCAGACAAAGTCACGTTAATAGCACAACACTTACCTGATCATTACAAAGAAGTTAAGGACAAGCCAGGTGATAGTTTCTATATACGAGCAATGTTTGACAGAGTGGGAGAGCTCGGTAATAACTTGCAACTGCGATTCAACAAAGATGATGTTCTATATGTCGATAATACGATGTTTAACGGTACACCAGGATATTGGAGAGCTTGGCTAGTAGATCAAGCAGGACGACGCCAACAATGTGGTATTATTCCCAGTAGGTTCAA AGTTGAAGAAGAATTATTGTTACGACGATCCTTGGGTGATTTGGAGACAGATGCTGGCAGGCGAGGTACAACTAGTGCTAGACGTAGTTTTTTCCGTCGTAAAAAGCATCAGCGATCGTCTAGCAGAGACAGCAAAGAACTTTCCCAACTTACTGGAGTGAACCTCGGGTGGTATAGCGATAGTGGTACTCTTAACGAAGAAAACATACCAGCCACCTACCAGCGTGTGGAACGACTCGATT aTCCTACTTTGAGACCGGTGTTAATAATCGGCCCATTGAGCGAGTGTGTAGCAACAAAACTCCTGCAAGAGTTTCCTCGAGAGTTTATCAGATGTTTGCCAGAAGCTATGCACTGCTCACAGGTTACATTAGAGCAGCACTTGCGTGATTCACTATACGTTGACTACAGAAAGAAAGGCAGCTATTTTGAGTGCACCACTGTCCAGGCAGTTAAGGAAATTTGTGAAAAG AATTCACACTGCATCTTAGATATATCTATTGCTTCTATTGAACGATTACATAGACACCAGATATATCCGATAGTTTTGCTAATCAAGTTTAAGAGCACAAAACAAATAAAGGAAGTTAAGGATTCCAGGTATCCAAGTGATAAAGTTAGTGCAAAGGCGGCTAAAGAGATGTATGAAAATGCTCTCAAACTGGAGGCGGAATATAAACACTATATCTCCG CTGTGATACCAGCTGGCGTAAATGTGGCATACATATGCACGCAAGTGAAGGCAGCAGTGGATGATGAGCAAAGCAAAGCGTTGTGGGTCGCCCGTGGACCACCTTGA